The region AATAATACTCTCTTTGCCTATCAACgttacaataatacaacatatttgaaagatgttttttctaacatgtttttgtagtttggaTTGCTTATGGATGCAAAATAAGTTATGTGCATGTGCTCGGTGGTACCATGTGCTCACACTGTAGTAAAGCTTGATGCCATTAGCTGCTGCTAAtgcttttgtttcctttttagagtaaaaatgagaaaacataTACTAAAGAGAGGGGTTCTTTGCATGTGTATGTCGTGTGGGTTGCTTATGGAGCATGCTAGCTGCAGGTGCTGTGGTCCCATGTGCTCGTTCAAAGTGGAAGTGACTTTTGAGAACGATTTGCAATTGTATCGCAACACATTGATGCcatattgataagataagatatgccatTATTCATCCCTCAGCGGGGAAATTAGCTAATTTGAAATTTGCTATTGTACTGATCAGCAGAGGTCTCAGGGTTGTTCAGCCAATATTAATCCTGATTTGTTTACTGAAGTTAAATATTTTCTGTTCTTTCCAGCATCTCCCTGAGCATTGCACATTGCGAGATTTGGAAATCTGTTGACAGCTGAAGGCGACtgaaagcatcatcatcatcatcatccctacCACCATTAGCCAATCACTACATTCATATCTATACACCAGAGAAGACAACAGTGCATAAACACATACCATATATTGCTAAACTAGAGTCACTGAAAACACtacacaccatccatccatccatccacgtgcacacacacacacgcacacacacacacacacacacacacacggggaaaAAGTACTGTCCTAGTACTTTGCAGTGTACTACTGCTCTATTTTCAACATTAAAGTGTTGGGAagtgtttttgtgcttttgtcTTTGCTGTGAACAGGATGCCACGGAAGGGGAAGCGTTCCGAAGCAGCGAAGCGCCGATGGAGGAAGCTGGACCTTTGATCCACAGACGGGCCAGACCAGCGCACCCCAGCAGGTACTTTTCCTCTTATGACTGATTTCTTACTACAGTGTTGTAGCTGTACTAAATGATTAAAGAGAATATTCCTTTGGGACTAATATGTACTACATTGACATTGTTCACAGCCTGGGTCCCCACCCTCGACGACCAGCGAGGGGACCACCCTGCAGTCTCCCACGAAGAAGGTATTGgtttcacttttcattttgaaaatgaatttGTCTTCATTGTCATAAACTTAAGATCCTCTAATGTGTAATCAGAGAGCCAGGTTCCAGACCTCCCCTCTGGCCGACCAGCCCCGTGTGGTGGATGCCTGCTCCGCCACTTCTTCTGTGGTTGCCCAGGTAAGAATTTCGTCAGCCTTTTGGAAAATGTATGGGATAATTGTGATTCGTGCTGCACCTAAAGTTTTGTAGATATTCACTGACTGGTCTGGTGACTGTTTGATGAGAAATGTGAATATAACAGATAAATTGCTGGTGTTTACATGTAAGACGTGTATGTTACTGTATAGACATACTGTAGTTGCTGACTGATTTTGCTAAAGATATATTGGTACTGTTTGGTTTTACTTGTACTcacgttttttaaatgtttgtgctACTTCCTTAGGAGTCTCCGGCCAGACACCAGCCTCTGAGACACGGTCAGCCCTCCTGTGActtgaatacacatttttttatcattttaatgtCTATTTTCTTTcactgtttaaaatgtattgacTGTAGTCTCGTACTGTGCAAAACATTGCTACGGTATCTATTTTGTTTAAGGTTGGAGGATTTACCTTTTTAATTGTGTCTGTGATTGTGATTAGTCCGAGGCACTGGGCGGCGCCACACCGTGCGGAAATGGCCAGTTTCTGCAGTGACTGGGAAGAACCACAAGCTGGTCATTCCAGCCGTGGCTCAGGGCAAGCGGGTATGTAGAACGTCTGAATACAAGAGTACATGAAGACCGACATTGAATATGCCCTCACGTATGTTTGTAGTTTGTCCTAATCGTTGGAGACTCCCATCTGCGAGCCATTGCAGATGGATTTGTGAAGATGCCAGAGGGAACCTTGTCTTTTGGTGTGATGTCCACCCCGGGTGCCACGGCGGCCCAGTTGTGGGCTGAGGTGCAGAATGCGGTTCTGTCTCGTTCTCCCGAGGCGGTCTGTGTTTTGGCACCCAGCAACAACTTGGGTCGTCCCGTTGGCGAGGCAGCCACCGACTTCGGGCAGCTCCTGACCGCCACCTGCAGCCGCTGGCCTAACGTAAATACCTTGTGATCTATATTCTTGTTGCAAATAATGATTTACATGAAGTGGAATTTATATTGTTATGATgatatgttcatttattcaggTCGTCGTCGTGGACTTTCCTCCACGTCTGAACGTCGTGGTGGCCCAGCAGGATCGTCTGCGCCGGGAGTACCGTCGGGTGGCAGCTAGTATGGGTATGCAAATTCAAATAAAGACATACTGTTATCAACGCTTAACATAAGTAGGAGACCTCAACGATGTGAAATGCCAGTGTCATTTCATTGACTTGACCTGGTAAACAAAAGTTTATAGAAACTAATAAGgaatttgttttttcctttctgtACCGCAGGTATTCCCTACCTATCCTCAGCTGACCACTTCCCGCTGTCACGCCTTGAGATGTGGTGTAGGGATGGCGTAAGTGGATGATGTCCTATAGCAAGGATATGGACAAGTAGAATATTTCCAGGTTTACTAATCATTTTGGGTTATGTGTGGCAGGTACACCTCATTGACAGCGATGGGATGCCTGTGCTTGCCAGGTTGCTGTGGGTTGCTGCCCGCCGTCAGCTGGAGAGTACCGCACCCGccccaccccctccacctcCGCCACCAGCTCCTCCTACGTCACCGCCGGGCGAGGTACTTTTGGTTTGCACCTTCATTCACACTACATTTTAATCACAAACAcattagggctgggttaaatgaaattagtttttcgatgcatcgattTGATTTTGATTAGACTATCGTTTAATAATTTACCATATATAGCAATTCAAGCTAATTTATCTCCATGaatcaaacaaatatatttttattaacaagttcaaaaatgaattattttgaacaatacaacaaagtACACAATGGAAtctgaaaacaacaaaagaaataaACTTTTATGTAGCCTAAGGATGGTCAAGAAAACAGCCTGCGAGCTGACTTCTGCCCTGCCGCCATATCTGAAAGTATCAAACATGAAGTGTGCAGGGCGAAGTGTAACGTGTGACCATTTCGAGCTTAAAAATGACTGTTCATTGCAAATAGTGCGACACAATTTCCAAGTATAATTCAACAACCAAAAGTAACTGCCACTATGCACGCTTCTGCAATGACGCATCTCCTCAGGGAGCAATCTCATCCTCCCAAGACAATGCTGGCGTTGAAAGAGAGGTTCAGAATTTTCTGAGGGAGACACCCCCACCCCTGGATTGAAATCCGACAGATTGGTGGAAGGTGAATGACAGAAAGTTCCCCATGCTGGCCAAGTTAGCCAGACCGTATTTCTGCATCCCCACGACTTCGGCCCCGTCAGAGCGGGTCTTTTCAGCTGCTGGACTGACAGTCACTCGGCTGCATTCACCCCCGGCATGTTAACATGCtcatttttctcaacaaaaaccACAAGGTTAAGTAAGCTATAGCCCAGGACAGTTACCACCGTAGCCTTGATATAAACCTATAAGCCtatgtgttgttgttatgtggGATCTCCCCCTCTCATCCGTGCCTTTTggcaaaaaggaa is a window of Doryrhamphus excisus isolate RoL2022-K1 chromosome 5, RoL_Dexc_1.0, whole genome shotgun sequence DNA encoding:
- the LOC131129477 gene encoding uncharacterized protein LOC131129477; amino-acid sequence: MNSADSGCHGRGSVPKQRSADGGSWTFDPQTGQTSAPQQPGSPPSTTSEGTTLQSPTKKRARFQTSPLADQPRVVDACSATSSVVAQESPARHQPLRHVRGTGRRHTVRKWPVSAVTGKNHKLVIPAVAQGKRFVLIVGDSHLRAIADGFVKMPEGTLSFGVMSTPGATAAQLWAEVQNAVLSRSPEAVCVLAPSNNLGRPVGEAATDFGQLLTATCSRWPNVVVVDFPPRLNVVVAQQDRLRREYRRVAASMGIPYLSSADHFPLSRLEMWCRDGVHLIDSDGMPVLARLLWVAARRQLESTAPAPPPPPPPPAPPTSPPGEPHRPWSSLFQKLETTAPPAPSLQTSPPTRVFLPKVVVKGEVTVQHPSNPFDWTLIGSAEGRSRRVKSKVPRDPSKGMCKQQEDLLQCNIPVNPVWFSPPMLVAMDKLAPSHLPSPETSTVIPKGKKAVTAECQRRRPASKRRVGELQMEATPPPSSTPVQHIVQDEASWMEETPHRVELPSTPTPPCSPGPVVVTEETCVPSSTPPQHIVMDGTSWTEATLATVDLPSTPSPPCSPETVVQRDICAKSSLPLLHIVLDGTSQDCGTEAGRRIRTVRATHSQMDLSYRGEQVQLAF